One segment of Castanea sativa cultivar Marrone di Chiusa Pesio chromosome 3, ASM4071231v1 DNA contains the following:
- the LOC142628369 gene encoding protein ACCELERATED CELL DEATH 6-like encodes MNLQVFKAASSGDLSFFENLAGSDPNSSTLLQVTIEKNTVLHVALQFKKFEAAKTIVNLRPSLVYETNSKSNTPLHVVARVGDSSMVKLLIDQAKKLDVETGGRQQLLSMVNQDEDTALHVAVRYGNFDVVEELINENDPAKLAMQVNKAGESALFLAVDKPDYNIASHILRNAPECSYAGRRGMNVLHALVIHTSSYINTAATGVMESFKENIIKELEIFASFFKGTWDAMDFHKRARAPTPGGGRPTPGGLYTRIIGTDFFREVMEKCPSTIEQQDDLGWTPLHMAAHMGNKELVKLLLKNDNSIAYLKNKASLSALHIAAEKGNVSVMKKLTTACPDIYELLNERDQSALHVAAESGERAAVEFFLKRLEFNGLINEQDKEGNTPMHLAAINGHYEIVFQMASCRGVNAKIMNIDGSTIMDIVPSGKLDFQLKGALWREGARPGLMELLKREEKADNSMPKSSDTLKEAEFVVATLIATVTFAAAFTVPGGLKSQGVDEGSAVLSKTNAFQIFLIANSATFGLSLASVFSHFSASAMILDIIHRQKIVPRALDSTSFSTFAMLLAFIVGTYTVVPHSMGITIAAIVCLCFFGNYIYSLLHILKSSLSLLVSGPTQKKNKHEVTKNGSTTRSDSETRTTTATAAEATETTLR; translated from the exons ATGAATCTTCAAGTGTTCAAAGCTGCTTCTTCCGGTGATTTAAGTTTCTTTGAGAATTTGGCAGGTTCAGATCCCAATAGTAGTACCCTTCTCCAAGTGACAATCGAGAAGAACACTGTTCTTCATGTTGCactgcaatttaaaaaatttgaggcTGCAAAAACGATAGTTAATTTAAGGCCAAGCCTTGTGTATGAAACAAACTCCAAAAGCAATACTCCGCTACACGTTGTTGCGAGGGTAGGAGATTCTTCAATGGTAAAGCTTCTAATAGACCAAGCAAAAAAACTGGATGTTGAAACTGGAGGCCGACAGCAGCTTCTGAGCATGGTGAATCAAGATGAGGATACTGCCTTGCACGTTGCTGTGCGATATGGTAACTTTGATGTTGTGGAAGAACTAATTAATGAGAATGATCCAGCAAAACTGGCTATGCAGGTAAACAAGGCTGGGGAATCCGCACTGTTCCTCGCTGTGGATAAACCAGACTACAACATCGCTTCTCATATCCTAAGAAATGCTCCAGAGTGCTCCTATGCTGGAAGGCGCGGCATGAATGTCTTGCATGCACTTGTCATTCATACAAGTAGTT ACATTAACACCGCTGCTACCGGAGTGATGGAAAGtttcaaagaaaatattataaaggaATTAGAAATTTTCGCTTCCTTTTTTAAAGGGACTTGGGACGCTATGGATTTCCATAAGCGTGCTAGAGCACCAACTCCTGGAGGAGGGCGCCCAACTCCTGGAGGACTGTACACTAGAATCATTGGAACAg ATTTTTTTAGAGAAGTGATGGAAAAATGTCCATCTACAATTGAACAACAAGATGACTTAGGATGGACTCCTCTACACATGGCCGCACATATGGGTAACAAGGAACTTGTTAAGCTGCTTTTGAAAAACGACAATTCTATTGCATATTTAAAGAATAAGGCAAGCTTATCTGCTCTTCACATTGCAGCCGAAAAAGGCAATGTTTCTGTAATGAAAAAACTCACCACAGCATGTCCAGATATCTACGAGTTGTTGAACGAAAGGGATCAATCGGCTCTTCATGTTGCTGCAGAAAGTGGAGAGAGGGCAGCAGTTGAGTTTTTTCTGAAGAGACTCGAATTTAATGGCCTCATCAATGAGCAGGATAAAGAAGGAAACACGCCTATGCATCTGGCGGCCATCAATGGGCATTacgagattgttttccaaatgGCAAGTTGTAGAGGTGTTAACGCAAAGATTATGAACATCGATGGCTCCACAATAATGGACATTGTTCCGTCAGGAAAGTTAGACTTCCAGCTAAAG GGGGCATTATGGAGGGAAGGCGCTCGACCAGGTCTAATGGAACTcttaaagagagaagaaaaggcAGACAACAGCATGCCCAAATCATCAGATACTCTAAAGGAAGCAGAATTCGTGGTAGCCACACTCATCGCAACAGTTACCTTCGCGGCAGCTTTCACTGTGCCTGGTGGACTCAAAAGCCAAGGTGTGGATGAGGGCTCGGCAGTATTAAGCAAAACAAATGCTTTCCAGATATTTCTGATAGCAAATAGTGCCACTTTTGGTCTTTCCCTTGCCTCAGTATTCTCCCACTTTTCCGCTTCAGCCATGATTCTGGACATCATTCATCGCCAAAAAATTGTACCACGTGCCCTTGATTCAACAAGCTTTTCTACTTTTGCAATGTTGTTAGCTTTCATTGTAGGCACCTACACGGTGGTGCCTCACTCTATGGGGATTACTATAGCCGCTATTGTCTGTTTGTGCTTCTTTGGTAACTATATTTATTCTTTACTGCATATACTAAAAAGCAGTTTGTCACTGCTGGTTTCTGGTCCCactcaaaaaaagaacaagCATGAAGTAACGAAGAATGGTAGCACAACCCGGTCTGATAGTGAGACGCGTACAACGACGGCTACAGCGGCAGAGGCAACAGAAACGACATTGCGTTGA